One genomic segment of Gimesia chilikensis includes these proteins:
- a CDS encoding YfhO family protein translates to MSRSPQKKAEPTPSAETKPLGTPLFAGIILIMAVALTWVFWSGLWSGGGLIGGDLYTYFFPQKTFFAERLQAGEFPLWNSYIGHGFPLVAESQTGAFYPFNYFAYRFLPVNTAYNFVQILHYILAFVFTALYVRRIGYSIAAALFAGLVYTYGWFPSRICLEWAIIGGAWLPLTLWCVESFFQTRYWRYPILLCFALSMQILPGHFNLAFITQLMLLVYIPARIWFSRDETTEELKPYRRRTVILLLLAFVSTYALSAVQLAPTWELKQHSQRAEVGERSHKPGYGHIPVWYLSQIVAPWAWYPYEVNLDAGLAPGSEATNQVEAHLYFGIAALLLLIYGTFSGAWTRDRRLVLLAIIGFLALLYTPGWLMPITRHIPGFSFFTGPGRYGIVTTFAVAVIAGVCLERLIAHWEPAIQIGVVTVVCLFTTADFWVVSRYVTYATVIPNPPINNVDKSALREITSKYGQPVRLFAPGANLPTLIGVASTPVYLGIGPEQYFDPAVAMPDPLPFKEPATPEQIEWLRKAGVTHILSQHPLDLSRWPVKPVWSDFDAVINPAWGRFDEPVYFYELEGSRGRVAWSHPVADQQAEIKSYRANEIVIEAETPEEDTLILTDLLYPGWSVYVDGQPAEAELVDGMYRGVKLSAGQHEVIWAYQSGWFLIGGIISCITLLVIMTIAHFRFWHPLLFQMKNRGRQFPPSEQTGVETPTTKK, encoded by the coding sequence TTGAGTCGTTCCCCCCAGAAGAAAGCCGAACCCACCCCCTCTGCGGAAACAAAACCGCTCGGCACCCCCCTGTTTGCCGGCATCATTCTGATTATGGCCGTCGCGCTGACGTGGGTCTTCTGGAGCGGTCTCTGGTCGGGTGGGGGCCTGATTGGTGGCGACCTCTATACCTATTTCTTCCCGCAGAAAACCTTCTTTGCAGAACGCCTGCAGGCTGGCGAATTCCCGCTCTGGAATTCCTACATTGGTCATGGTTTCCCCCTCGTCGCGGAAAGCCAGACCGGTGCCTTCTATCCGTTCAACTATTTCGCCTACCGCTTTCTGCCCGTGAATACCGCTTATAACTTCGTGCAGATCCTGCATTACATCCTCGCCTTTGTCTTCACGGCCCTGTATGTCAGGCGGATTGGTTATTCGATCGCAGCAGCACTCTTCGCGGGGCTGGTCTACACCTACGGCTGGTTTCCCTCGCGGATCTGCCTGGAATGGGCCATCATCGGCGGTGCCTGGCTCCCGTTGACGCTCTGGTGCGTGGAATCATTCTTCCAGACCCGCTACTGGCGTTACCCGATTCTACTCTGCTTCGCACTCAGCATGCAGATCCTGCCCGGCCACTTTAACCTGGCCTTCATCACTCAGCTGATGCTGCTGGTTTATATCCCCGCCCGCATCTGGTTCAGTCGTGATGAAACGACCGAAGAACTCAAACCCTATCGCAGACGCACGGTCATCCTGCTGCTGCTGGCCTTTGTTTCAACCTACGCACTGTCTGCAGTTCAACTGGCGCCGACCTGGGAACTCAAACAGCACAGTCAGCGGGCCGAGGTAGGCGAACGTTCGCATAAGCCCGGCTATGGTCATATTCCCGTCTGGTATCTGTCGCAGATCGTCGCCCCCTGGGCCTGGTATCCCTATGAAGTCAATCTCGACGCAGGACTGGCACCGGGCTCGGAAGCCACCAATCAGGTGGAAGCACATCTCTACTTCGGGATCGCCGCACTGCTGCTGTTGATTTACGGCACATTTTCCGGGGCCTGGACACGTGACCGACGGCTGGTCTTACTGGCAATCATCGGCTTTCTGGCGCTCCTCTATACGCCCGGCTGGTTAATGCCGATCACCAGGCACATCCCCGGGTTCAGTTTCTTTACCGGTCCCGGACGCTACGGCATCGTGACGACATTCGCGGTTGCGGTGATCGCCGGTGTTTGCCTGGAGCGTCTCATCGCCCACTGGGAACCCGCGATTCAGATTGGTGTGGTGACGGTAGTCTGCCTGTTTACCACGGCGGATTTCTGGGTCGTCAGCCGCTACGTGACCTATGCCACGGTCATCCCGAATCCACCGATTAACAATGTCGATAAGAGTGCCCTGCGGGAGATTACCAGCAAGTACGGTCAGCCGGTGCGGTTGTTTGCCCCGGGGGCAAACCTGCCGACCTTGATCGGCGTGGCATCCACGCCCGTCTATCTGGGTATCGGCCCCGAGCAGTATTTCGACCCCGCAGTGGCCATGCCGGACCCGCTGCCTTTTAAAGAACCAGCCACGCCAGAGCAGATTGAATGGTTGAGAAAAGCAGGGGTGACACACATCCTGAGTCAGCATCCTCTGGACCTGAGTCGCTGGCCGGTCAAACCGGTGTGGAGTGATTTCGATGCGGTGATCAATCCCGCCTGGGGCCGCTTCGATGAACCGGTCTACTTCTATGAACTCGAAGGGTCCCGCGGTCGCGTGGCCTGGTCACATCCCGTGGCTGATCAGCAGGCAGAGATTAAGTCCTACCGGGCAAACGAAATTGTCATTGAGGCCGAGACGCCGGAAGAAGATACGCTGATCCTGACCGATCTCTTATATCCCGGCTGGTCGGTCTACGTGGATGGTCAGCCTGCGGAAGCAGAACTGGTAGATGGCATGTACCGGGGTGTAAAACTTTCCGCGGGTCAGCATGAAGTGATCTGGGCATACCAGTCGGGCTGGTTTCTGATTGGTGGGATCATCAGTTGTATCACGCTGCTGGTGATCATGACGATCGCCCATTTTCGGTTCTGGCACCCGCTGTTATTTCAGATGAAAAATCGGGGGAGGCAGTTTCCGCCTTCTGAGCAGACCGGAGTAGAAACGCCTACGACGAAGAAATGA
- a CDS encoding malate dehydrogenase, producing the protein MNVSIIGGGGLVGSCAAFALQAGGIVREIALVDVNQELVEGQALDLLHGSSLTADQKIYAGGTELVKDSDVIVITAGLRRKPDESRLDLINRNVELFKNILADVKRVGTKPGAIVFVVSNPVDVLTYLAMKELGLPPQQVIGLGTVLDTTRLRSMLAARLDVPPTQVSTLILGEHGDSMVPVWSAAQVGGLPLDKFPGVNAGLIAEVEKKTRGSGAEVIKKKGGAGFAVGVSIADVVHCIALDQRRILPVSSLQDGAFGLRDVCISVPTVMGRTGVMQHLEIELWPKEQLALTQSGRVLRETVDKVLG; encoded by the coding sequence ATGAATGTCAGTATTATCGGTGGTGGGGGACTCGTTGGTTCCTGTGCTGCCTTTGCATTACAGGCCGGAGGCATTGTCCGGGAAATCGCTCTGGTAGACGTCAATCAGGAACTGGTCGAAGGCCAGGCCCTGGACCTGCTGCACGGCAGCTCTCTGACAGCAGATCAGAAGATTTATGCGGGGGGCACCGAACTGGTGAAAGACAGCGATGTAATCGTCATCACCGCCGGTCTGCGTCGTAAGCCCGATGAAAGCCGCCTGGACCTGATCAACCGCAACGTTGAACTCTTCAAAAACATTCTGGCTGATGTCAAACGTGTCGGTACCAAACCCGGAGCGATTGTCTTCGTCGTCTCCAACCCGGTCGACGTGCTGACCTACCTGGCCATGAAAGAACTCGGACTGCCGCCTCAGCAGGTCATCGGTCTGGGTACCGTTCTTGATACCACTCGTCTTCGCAGCATGCTGGCAGCCCGTCTGGATGTCCCTCCGACACAGGTTTCCACTCTGATTCTCGGCGAACACGGCGACAGCATGGTTCCCGTCTGGTCAGCTGCCCAGGTCGGCGGACTCCCTCTGGACAAGTTCCCTGGTGTGAATGCCGGTCTGATTGCCGAAGTCGAAAAGAAAACACGTGGCAGCGGAGCTGAAGTCATCAAGAAAAAGGGCGGAGCTGGTTTCGCTGTCGGCGTGAGTATCGCCGATGTCGTGCACTGTATCGCCCTCGACCAGCGTCGCATTCTGCCGGTTTCATCACTGCAGGATGGTGCCTTTGGTCTGCGGGATGTCTGTATTTCGGTTCCGACCGTCATGGGACGCACCGGCGTCATGCAGCACCTGGAAATCGAACTCTGGCCCAAAGAACAGCTGGCTCTGACCCAGTCCGGCCGGGTTCTGCGGGAAACCGTCGACAAAGTCCTCGGCTGA
- a CDS encoding class II aldolase/adducin family protein, giving the protein MSSQWNSGIHDRKLKEEICEIGRRVYNKGFAAANDGNISIRVGENEVLCSPTMICKGFMNPEDICAVDLDGNQIAGTRKRTSEILLHLSIMKERPDVKAVVHCHPPHATAFAVAREPIPQCVLPEVEVFMGEVPLAPYETPGGQKFADTVLPFLKGGTNTIILTGHGTVSFGKSLEDAYWKTEILDAYCKILLLSKQLGRINYFTENETRELLDLKQKLGFDDPRFHVEDCDLCGNSAFREGYTEGLPQQKAFEQAPSYPGYLQKPSTQPAAAPAGGNSDQLIKAITDQVMSALGQ; this is encoded by the coding sequence ATGTCGAGTCAATGGAACAGTGGAATTCACGACCGGAAACTGAAAGAAGAGATCTGCGAAATCGGACGTCGCGTCTACAACAAAGGCTTCGCGGCTGCCAACGACGGCAACATCTCGATTCGCGTCGGAGAAAACGAAGTACTCTGCTCACCCACGATGATCTGCAAAGGTTTCATGAATCCCGAAGACATCTGTGCGGTTGACCTGGATGGCAACCAGATCGCCGGTACCCGCAAGCGGACCAGCGAAATCCTGCTGCACCTTTCCATCATGAAAGAACGTCCCGACGTCAAAGCCGTCGTGCACTGTCACCCGCCTCACGCAACCGCCTTCGCTGTTGCCCGCGAGCCGATCCCACAGTGTGTGCTGCCCGAAGTCGAAGTCTTCATGGGTGAAGTGCCTCTGGCTCCTTACGAAACACCGGGCGGACAGAAATTCGCCGACACTGTGCTGCCTTTCCTCAAGGGGGGCACCAACACGATCATTCTGACCGGTCATGGTACCGTCAGCTTCGGTAAGTCTCTGGAAGACGCTTACTGGAAAACCGAAATTCTGGATGCGTACTGTAAAATCCTGCTGCTCTCCAAGCAGCTCGGACGCATCAACTACTTTACGGAAAACGAAACCCGTGAACTGCTCGACCTGAAGCAGAAGCTCGGTTTCGACGATCCCCGTTTCCACGTTGAAGACTGTGATCTCTGTGGCAACAGCGCCTTCCGGGAAGGTTATACCGAAGGTCTGCCGCAGCAGAAAGCGTTTGAGCAAGCTCCCAGTTACCCGGGATACCTGCAGAAACCATCGACCCAGCCCGCAGCAGCACCCGCTGGTGGCAACTCAGATCAGCTGATCAAAGCGATCACCGATCAGGTCATGTCAGCCCTGGGACAGTAA
- a CDS encoding EutN/CcmL family microcompartment protein: protein MKIAEVIGKVTLSRKHPSLDGARWIIGIPLKSDELNTNKKKKTEPFVIYDELGASPGSLIAVSEGAEAAAPFNPDTKPIDAYVSAILDQVEVY, encoded by the coding sequence ATGAAAATCGCAGAAGTCATCGGCAAAGTGACACTGTCACGCAAGCATCCGAGTCTGGACGGCGCGCGGTGGATTATCGGGATTCCCTTGAAGAGCGACGAACTGAACACAAACAAGAAAAAGAAAACGGAACCGTTTGTGATCTACGATGAGTTGGGTGCTTCACCTGGCAGCCTGATTGCTGTCAGTGAAGGAGCGGAAGCAGCAGCTCCCTTTAATCCTGATACCAAACCGATCGACGCCTATGTGTCGGCCATCCTGGATCAGGTTGAAGTTTACTAA
- a CDS encoding EutN/CcmL family microcompartment protein, which yields MLTGRVIGRATATAKHPSLAGWRLLLVQTLDIEGNADGFPELVIDQLGCGKHDLVLLTSDGAAVREMVGVDNTPIRWATMGVLDEDQVSPGKKK from the coding sequence ATGTTGACAGGCAGAGTCATTGGACGGGCAACCGCCACGGCAAAGCATCCCAGTCTGGCAGGCTGGCGACTGCTGCTCGTCCAGACACTGGATATCGAAGGCAACGCAGATGGATTTCCTGAACTGGTCATCGATCAACTCGGGTGCGGCAAGCACGATCTGGTGCTGTTGACATCAGACGGGGCTGCCGTCCGGGAAATGGTGGGGGTCGACAATACCCCCATCCGCTGGGCCACCATGGGTGTGCTCGATGAAGATCAGGTGTCTCCGGGGAAAAAGAAATAA